A single genomic interval of Pomacea canaliculata isolate SZHN2017 linkage group LG5, ASM307304v1, whole genome shotgun sequence harbors:
- the LOC112563742 gene encoding uncharacterized protein LOC112563742, producing the protein MPQATNRQLVRDMNNTPVGRGTVYNEMLKISATTRERARKANEGEQLRLDKVARLLERHQRVTDHVTARVQERVQQGLKEMRAFQHVLQDRYSVRHFRTLQPSPVRMSNRRRKLETMFYHSGFSQKAMQPEIKRQMKKEDPEYLRRKFKAQILARSRQEVVRLVARNTMLSRTLTAPLSPGQNLQESTSATALTPAPTQHLEEFEQHLPQRVCMQK; encoded by the exons ATGCCACAGGCGACCAATCGCCAGCTGGTGCGGGACATGAACAACACGCCGGTGGGGCGCGGCACGGTGTACAACGAGATGCTGAAGATCAGCGCCACCACACGCGAGCGCGCGCGCAAAGCCAACGAAGGGGAGCAACTGCGCCTGGACAAAGTGGCTCGCTTGCTGGAGCGGCACCAGCGCGTGAcggatcacgtgacagctcgCGTGCAGGAGCGCGTGCAGCAGGGTCTGAAGGAGATGCGGGCATTTCAGCACGTGCTGCAAGACCGCTACAGCGTGCGTCACTTCCGCACCCTGCAGCCCTCGCCAGTGCGCATGTCCAACCGGAGGCGGAAGCTGGAGACAATGTTTTACCACTCCGGGTTCTCGCAAAAGGCCATGCAGCCGGAAATTAAACGACAGATGAAGAAGGAAGATCCAGAGTATCTGCGCCGTAAGTTCAAGGCACAGATTCTAGCGAGAAGTCGACAGGAAGTGGTGCGTCTGGTAGCTCGCAACACCATGTTGTCGAGGACACTGACAGCGCCCCTGTCTCCGGGTCAGAACCTACAGGAATCGACCTCTGCAACAGCGTTGACTCCTGCACCCACACAACATCTAGAAG AATTTGAGCAACATCTGCCACAGCGCGTGTGCATGCAAAAGTAA
- the LOC112565187 gene encoding uncharacterized protein LOC112565187, translating into MLQRTTVSPKMASQLTSPPSRQRNRLIPLLHHRQEKHLLLLFHHRQDKHLLLLFHHKQDKHLILLLQRRQDKHLNLRRPHAVIASHRERPPVLHHQLEMQPPHPPANAISHNSSLFKQTECFSHHCPGLSPGVSGVDNTEPSLASRQLFGHQ; encoded by the exons ATGCTACAACGGACAACAGTATCTCCCAAGATGGCTTCGCAACTAACATCTCCTCCATCACGACAGCGCAATCGTCTTATCCCACTCCTCCATCACAGACAGGAGAAACATCTTCTTCTGTTGTTCCATCACAGACAGGACAAACATCTTCTTCTGTTGTTCCATCACAAACAGGACAAACATCTAATTCTACTGCTTCAACGCAGACAGGACAAACATCTAAATCTTCGCCGTCCTCACGCAGTCATAGCATCACACAG GGAGAGACCACCGGTGCTACATCATCAGCTAGAAATGCAACCTCCTCATCCACCGGCAAACGCCATCAGTCACAACTCCAGCCTCTTCAAACAAACTGAG TGTTTCAGCCACCATTGTCCTGGTCTGTCTCCTGGTGTCAGCGGCGTAGACAACACAGAGCCAAGCTTGGCATCAAGGCAGCTGTTTGGCCATCAGTGA
- the LOC112565259 gene encoding uncharacterized protein LOC112565259, producing MTGSTAWRLLLLSTCAILLLEVKAEGGGAVRDVEGCRKTSSCTCQTDDGSEVDLSPLAFNNGTPRYLDIADDTGLYLYSWNPCTAFSEGDCQGVAVCQKISSSQLYYSLGQQSTADFQITSSRGFMIKYTGEGTPYVANRTSYIQLHCDQDVEGMLTMDGENPIGVYYFTLRSRYACPKGGPITTATPFTFPPPLTGATKGPDSFEIVIDLLFCILVTAVVGVVVLLMVLTALLVRRSRKTGRGSRDKVVAGRCPLLVHHDFPEAEYFQQPRDDEPLLKA from the exons ATGACTGGGAGTACAG CCTGGCGTCTGCTCCTGCTGTCTACCTGTGCCATCCTGCTTTTGGAGGTGAAGGCCGAAGGTGGTGGGGCAGTCCGTGATGTCGAGGGCTGTCGAAAGACTTCGTCATGCACGTGCCAGACGGACGATGGGAGTGAGGTGGACCTGTCGCCTCTGGCCTTCAACAACGGCACTCCCAG GTACCTTGacattgcagacgacactggTCTCTACCTGTACTCGTGGAATCCGTGCACAGCCTTCAGTGAGGGAGACTGCCAGGGCGTAGCG GTGTGTCAGAAAATCTCCTCGTCTCAACTGTACTACTCGCTAGGCCAGCAGAGCACTGCTGACTTCCAGATCACTTCTAGCCGAGGGTTTATGATCAAGTACACCGGCGAGGGGACCCCGTACGTTGCCAACAG GACCAGTTACATACAACTGCACTGCGACCAGGACGTAGAAGGGATGCTCACTATGGACGGAGAGAATCCCATCGGcgtgtat TACTTCACCCTCCGCAGTCGCTACGCATGTCCAAAGGGAGGTCCCATCACAACCGCCACCCCATTCACTTTTCCTCCACCACTAACGGGTGCGACAAAGGGCCCTGACAGTTTCGAGATCGTCATAGACCTGCTGTTCTGTATCTT aGTGACGGCCGTTGTGGGGGTGGTGGTGCTGCTAATGGTGCTGACAGCCTTGCTGGTCCGCAGGAGTCGGAAGACTGGGcgtgggtcacgtgacaaggtaGTTGCCGGTCGGTGCCCACTGCTAGTCCACCACGACTTTCCGGAGGCCGAGTACTTCCAGCAGCCCAGAGACGACGAACCTCTACTCAAAgcctga